The following are encoded together in the Glycine soja cultivar W05 chromosome 5, ASM419377v2, whole genome shotgun sequence genome:
- the LOC114412102 gene encoding uncharacterized protein LOC114412102, which translates to MKLVWSPETASKAYIETVQSCRIFRESGVAELVSAMAAGWNAQLIVETWSEGGVMATSVGLAVARTHTGGRHVCVVPDERSRSKYAERMGEAGMSAEIVVGEAEEVMEGLAGGIDVMVVDSTRVNFSRVLRLAKLSNKGAVLISKNVNSATNSATSGFRWRSVLEEGSRRVVRSVYLPVGKGLEIAHVSAIGGGSAAKKWFKHVDQQSGEVHVIRR; encoded by the exons ATGAAACTAGTTTGGTCCCCAGAGACAGCATCCAAAGCATACATCGAAACAGTTCAATCT TGTCGGATTTTCCGGGAATCGGGGGTGGCGGAGCTAGTGTCGGCAATGGCGGCGGGGTGGAACGCGCAGCTGATTGTGGAAACGTGGTCGGAGGGGGGAGTGATGGCGACGAGCGTGGGGTTGGCCGTGGCGAGGACGCACACGGGAGGGAGGCACGTGTGCGTGGTGCCGGACGAGAGGTCGAGATCGAAGTACGCGGAGAGAATGGGGGAGGCGGGGATGTCGGCGGAGATAGTGGTGGGGGAGGCGGAGGAGGTGATGGAGGGGTTGGCCGGCGGGATAGACGTCATGGTGGTGGATTCCACGCGCGTGAACTTCTCGAGAGTGCTGAGGCTCGCGAAGCTGAGTAACAAAGGTGCAGTTTTGATAAGCAAGAACGTGAACTCCGCCACCAATAGTGCTACTTCCGGTTTCAGATGGCGGAGCGTGCTGGAAGAAGGGTCGCGTCGTGTTGTTCGTTCGGTGTATCTACCAGTGGGGAAGGGGCTTGAGATAGCACACGTGTCGGCCATTGGGGGAGGCTCGGCTGCTAAGAAATGGTTCAAGCATGTTGACCAACAATCAGGGGAGGTGCACGTTATTAGACGATGA
- the LOC114412103 gene encoding peptidyl-tRNA hydrolase ICT1, mitochondrial-like isoform X1, protein MSTGTTRMLVKEMLQLSSSTLHFSSAFRALSPPLPFSIQLRRSRRPAIRCASSDSDKVSSRLSQVQHLLQQAEHRALSADQGPPPKITLDHVTVSFARSGGPGGQNVNKVNTKVDMRFNVKNAYWLSDRVREKILQTEKNRINKDGELVISSTKTRTQKDNIEDALAKLQEIIDAASHVPPPPSEDQKKKIAKMAAIGEQKRLKSKKVLSDKKAFRRSKNSWD, encoded by the exons ATGAGTACCGGCACCACTAGAATGCTAGTGAAGGAGATGTTGCAACTCTCTTCTTCCACACTTCACTTCTCTTCTGCGTTTCGCGCCCTTTCTCCTCCTTTGCCATTCTCGATTCAATTGCGACGCTCGCGCCGCCCTGCAATTCGATGCGCTTCCTCAGACTCCGACAAAGTATCGTCTCGGCTGTCGCAGGTTCAGCACCTTCTTCAACAGGCCGAACACCGTGCTCTCTCCGCCGACCAGGGCCCACCTCCTAAAATCACCTTAG ATCATGTTACGGTGAGCTTTGCCAGAAGTGGAGGACCTGGGGGTCAGAATGTCAATAAAG TGAACACTAAGGTGGACATGCGCTTCAACGTTAAAAATGCATATTGGTTAAGTGACAGGGTCAGGGAGAAGATTTTGCAAACG GAGAAAAACCGTATTAACAAGGATGGGGAGCTTGTGATTTCTTCAACCAAAACTAGAACGCAGAA GGATAACATTGAGGATGCTTTGGCAAAGCTTCAG GAAATCATTGATGCAGCATCTCATGTCCCACCACCTCCCTCAGAagatcaaaagaagaaaattgcaAAGAT GGCTGCCATAGGAGAACAGAAACGCCTCAAAAGCAAGAAGGTGCTTTCAGATAAGAAGGCGTTCAGGAGAAGTAAAAATAGCTGGGACTAA
- the LOC114412103 gene encoding peptidyl-tRNA hydrolase ICT1, mitochondrial-like isoform X4: MRFLRLRQSIVSAVADHVTVSFARSGGPGGQNVNKVNTKVDMRFNVKNAYWLSDRVREKILQTEKNRINKDGELVISSTKTRTQKDNIEDALAKLQEIIDAASHVPPPPSEDQKKKIAKMAAIGEQKRLKSKKVLSDKKAFRRSKNSWD; this comes from the exons ATGCGCTTCCTCAGACTCCGACAAAGTATCGTCTCGGCTGTCGCAG ATCATGTTACGGTGAGCTTTGCCAGAAGTGGAGGACCTGGGGGTCAGAATGTCAATAAAG TGAACACTAAGGTGGACATGCGCTTCAACGTTAAAAATGCATATTGGTTAAGTGACAGGGTCAGGGAGAAGATTTTGCAAACG GAGAAAAACCGTATTAACAAGGATGGGGAGCTTGTGATTTCTTCAACCAAAACTAGAACGCAGAA GGATAACATTGAGGATGCTTTGGCAAAGCTTCAG GAAATCATTGATGCAGCATCTCATGTCCCACCACCTCCCTCAGAagatcaaaagaagaaaattgcaAAGAT GGCTGCCATAGGAGAACAGAAACGCCTCAAAAGCAAGAAGGTGCTTTCAGATAAGAAGGCGTTCAGGAGAAGTAAAAATAGCTGGGACTAA
- the LOC114412103 gene encoding peptidyl-tRNA hydrolase ICT1, mitochondrial-like isoform X2 has translation MSTGTTRMLVKEMLQLSSSTLHFSSAFRALSPPLPFSIQLRRSRRPAIRCASSDSDKVSSRLSQVQHLLQQAEHRALSADQGPPPKITLDHVTVSFARSGGPGGQNVNKVNTKVDMRFNVKNAYWLSDRVREKILQTEKNRINKDGELVISSTKTRTQKDNIEDALAKLQEIIDAASHVPPPPSEDQKKKIAKIMMKGM, from the exons ATGAGTACCGGCACCACTAGAATGCTAGTGAAGGAGATGTTGCAACTCTCTTCTTCCACACTTCACTTCTCTTCTGCGTTTCGCGCCCTTTCTCCTCCTTTGCCATTCTCGATTCAATTGCGACGCTCGCGCCGCCCTGCAATTCGATGCGCTTCCTCAGACTCCGACAAAGTATCGTCTCGGCTGTCGCAGGTTCAGCACCTTCTTCAACAGGCCGAACACCGTGCTCTCTCCGCCGACCAGGGCCCACCTCCTAAAATCACCTTAG ATCATGTTACGGTGAGCTTTGCCAGAAGTGGAGGACCTGGGGGTCAGAATGTCAATAAAG TGAACACTAAGGTGGACATGCGCTTCAACGTTAAAAATGCATATTGGTTAAGTGACAGGGTCAGGGAGAAGATTTTGCAAACG GAGAAAAACCGTATTAACAAGGATGGGGAGCTTGTGATTTCTTCAACCAAAACTAGAACGCAGAA GGATAACATTGAGGATGCTTTGGCAAAGCTTCAG GAAATCATTGATGCAGCATCTCATGTCCCACCACCTCCCTCAGAagatcaaaagaagaaaattgcaAAGAT AATGATGAAGGGCATGTGA
- the LOC114412103 gene encoding peptidyl-tRNA hydrolase ICT1, mitochondrial-like isoform X3 yields MSTGTTRMLVKEMLQLSSSTLHFSSAFRALSPPLPFSIQLRRSRRPAIRCASSDSDKVSSRLSQVQHLLQQAEHRALSADQGPPPKITLDHVTVSFARSGGPGGQNVNKVNTKVDMRFNVKNAYWLSDRVREKILQTEKNRINKDGELVISSTKTRTQKDNIEDALAKLQINKPVEECSLGW; encoded by the exons ATGAGTACCGGCACCACTAGAATGCTAGTGAAGGAGATGTTGCAACTCTCTTCTTCCACACTTCACTTCTCTTCTGCGTTTCGCGCCCTTTCTCCTCCTTTGCCATTCTCGATTCAATTGCGACGCTCGCGCCGCCCTGCAATTCGATGCGCTTCCTCAGACTCCGACAAAGTATCGTCTCGGCTGTCGCAGGTTCAGCACCTTCTTCAACAGGCCGAACACCGTGCTCTCTCCGCCGACCAGGGCCCACCTCCTAAAATCACCTTAG ATCATGTTACGGTGAGCTTTGCCAGAAGTGGAGGACCTGGGGGTCAGAATGTCAATAAAG TGAACACTAAGGTGGACATGCGCTTCAACGTTAAAAATGCATATTGGTTAAGTGACAGGGTCAGGGAGAAGATTTTGCAAACG GAGAAAAACCGTATTAACAAGGATGGGGAGCTTGTGATTTCTTCAACCAAAACTAGAACGCAGAA GGATAACATTGAGGATGCTTTGGCAAAGCTTCAG ATAAACAAACCGGTGGAAGAATGCAGCTTAGGATGGTGA
- the LOC114412105 gene encoding uncharacterized protein LOC114412105 has product MQGPGGGRDRFFDFGDPFGGFGGFGSFGPPRSLISSFFGGRDPFNDPFFARPFGGMFESSPFGGPTGFPFPPGMNPSGFLEHPAPGLDPSGFLVRQAPEPSRQRRGPIIQELNSDEENEEATEERKGNPRKHGRSDSEPSVEHPDDEIEGKRSRLAGNESRINITGPRPQSHSFCFQSSTVSYGGPNGMYYTSSRARRSGSDGVTFEERKEADSSTRKASHLISRGIRGKGHSLSRNLNSDGRVDTMQTLHNINEDELAGFEEEWEEKGQKYLPGWTGSVEASGSNRQAVQARRGGWALPSSEHSHAVGTISEARDEVGPRTQERVRTNSTGRNAYRPGVERGRN; this is encoded by the exons ATGCAAGGACCCGGGGGTGGCAGGGATCGTTTCTTTGATTTTGGCGATCCTTTTGGTGGTTTTGGAGGCTTTGGTTCCTTTGGACCTCCCAGGAGTTTAATCTCAAGCTTTTTTGGGGGTAGGGACCCATTTAATGATCCTTTCTTCGCCCGACCTTTTGGAGGGATGTTTGAGTCTAGTCCCTTTGGTGGTCCTACTGGATTTCCTTTCCCCCCTGGTATGAATCCATCTGGGTTCCTTGAGCATCCAGCCCCGGGTTTGGATCCATCTGGCTTCCTTGTGCGTCAAGCTCCAGAGCCTAGTAGACAAAGGAGGGGACCAATCATTCAGGAATTGAACTCTGATGAAGAAAATGAGGAAGCAACGGAGGAGAGGAAAGGCAATCCGAGAAAGCATGGTAGGTCAGACAGTGAACCCTCTGTTGAACATCCAGATGATGAAATTGAAG GGAAGAGGAGTAGACTGGCTGGAAATGAGAGCAGAATCAATATAACTGGGCCTCGGCCTCAATCTCACAGCTTCTGCTTCCAGAGCTCAACTGTCAGCTACGGTGGTCCAAATGGGATGTATTATACATCCTCAAGGGCAAGGAGGAGTGGAAGTGATGGA GTGACCTTTGAAGAGAGGAAGGAGGCTGATAGTTCAACAAGGAAAGCTTCTCACCTAATTTCTAGAGGCATTCGTGGCAAG GGACATTCTCTCTCAAGAAATCTGAATTCAGATGGTAGGGTAGATACTATGCAGACTCTGCACAATATAAATGAAG ATGAGCTTGCTGGCTTTGAAGAAGAATGGGAGGAAAAGGGTCAAAAGTATTTGCCTGGATGGACTGGCAGTGTTG AAGCTAGCGGTAGTAATAGACAAGCAGTGCAGGCCAGGCGCGGAGGTTGGGCACTCCCTTCTTCGGAGCATAGTCATGCCGTGGGAACAATATCTGAAGCTAGAGATGAAGTTGGTCCTCGCACACAGGAGAGGGTTAGGACAAATTCAACTGGTAGGAATGCATACCGTCCAGGAGTAGAGCGTGGCCGAAACTAA